The nucleotide window AATTTTGCCTTGCCAGCAATACGAGGATAATGCCTTACCGGAACTTGTATGATTTTTCCATTTTGTAACATTACCATGGCAGGCAAAAAACGATGTAATCCTTTAAACATGGGTATTTTCTTCGCAACGTCTGTTTTTATAATTTTTAAAGGGCAACCCGTGTCATCCATTCCATCGTGCGTGAAGGCTCTGCGAATACCGTTTGCTATTTTTGAGGATATATTTTTGGTAAAACTATCTTTTCGATCCGTACGATTACCTGTAACCAAATCGTGAGTGCCAATATGTTCCAAAAGTAAATTGAAATCTTCAGGATTGGTTTGCAAGTCTGAATCTATATATCCAGTTAAGGAGGTGTTTGAATAATCGAACCCTGCTTTTATTGCAGCACTTAATCCTCTATTTTCTTTGAATGAAATGAACTTAAACCTTGAATCTCTTTGGTTTATAGCCTTAATTAATTCTAAGCTTTTGTCTTTAGAGCCATCATTTACCAATAAAACAAAAGTCTTTATAGGTGCATTGTCTATATAGTTTTTTAATTCAGTTTCAACTCTCTTAAGATTTGCTTCCTCGTTGTAAACCGGTACAACTATGGTTAGTTGGTGTTCCATGAATGCCTTTATGCAAGTACAAATGTATTCTTTTTATCTTAAGACAGACTTTATGAATTCTAAAGAAATGTTGTTTCTTTGTGGTTTAATTAATGAACTTCTTTAAGGTCGACAGTTGTTGAACTTATCTTAGGTTATTAAATTCTTCAGATGAATATTCTTGTTACCGGTGCGGCTGGATTTATTGGATCACACACAGCTGAAAGATTGCGACAATTAGGTCATAACGTAATAGGTTTAGACAATTTCAATAACTATTATTCTATAGAATTGAAACGATTAAATGCCAAATCTATAGAAGACGCTGGTGTAGAAATATATGAGGCAGATTTGAGGGACCCTGATTTTGGAAAAAATTTGACGAAGGATATTGATTATATTTTTCATTT belongs to Aegicerativicinus sediminis and includes:
- a CDS encoding glycosyltransferase family 2 protein, with protein sequence MEHQLTIVVPVYNEEANLKRVETELKNYIDNAPIKTFVLLVNDGSKDKSLELIKAINQRDSRFKFISFKENRGLSAAIKAGFDYSNTSLTGYIDSDLQTNPEDFNLLLEHIGTHDLVTGNRTDRKDSFTKNISSKIANGIRRAFTHDGMDDTGCPLKIIKTDVAKKIPMFKGLHRFLPAMVMLQNGKIIQVPVRHYPRIAGKAKFGLWNRLLGPLIDCFAFLWMKKKYINYNVGDKSL